The DNA region CCACCACGCTCGGGCCTGGTAGAGGCATGGCTGCCGAGTTAAGGCCGGATCGCTTGCCGACGTCGCGTCGGCCGTTACAGGCTGCACGTCACAGGAAGCTAACACCGTGCCCCGGGTCGGGACGAGGAATGCGGAGCCGGGAGGCATCCGGCCCTACTGTCCTGAGTCGTCGCCGTCCGCTCAGGGGGTGCCCGCCCTCGAGGAGAGGCGGGTCAGCCAGTCGAGGACAAGCGAGTTGAACACCTCGGGGTGCTTCTGGTGCAACCAGTGCCCACCCGGCAGCACATGAACCTCGTCGGACGGGCCCGTGGCCAGTCCGCGTTCCCACTCGGCCTGGTCGGCACGCCGTTCCGCGTACACGGACAGCACGGGGCAGGTGCGTTTGGCCAGGTAGTCGTTGCTCTGCTCTCGGCGGCCGAACTGGTCGACGTCCAGCCACATGCCGGCGAAGGCCGCCTGGGCCACGTCGACGGGTACACCCAGCGCGCGTCGACGGTGCCAGGTCGTCAGGCTCTCGGGGGCGTCGGGGCCCGCCAGCGCCGCGAGATACCTCAGCAGACGGTCCATCCCGCCGGGCTCGCCAAGGTTCGCCAGCGACCGCGCGGATCTCTCGACGTCGGCCTCGGGTAGACCGTAGGCGGGCTCCACCGCGACGACGGCGCGGACGAGATCGGGATGTTCCACGGCCAGCGCACTGGCCACCATCGCTCCCAGCGAGTGTCCGATGGCGATCACCCCGCCGCTGTCCGCGGTCACCCCCCGCTCGCGGAGCAGAGCCGCGACGTCGGTCGCGAGGATCCGCGGTCGTAGCCCCTTCGAACCGGTGGATCGACCGTGGCCGCGTAGATCGACGGCGATCACCCGGTGGCGTCGGAGGAAAGCCGGGATCTGGAAGTTCCAGTCGTGCGAGTCGCAACACCAGCCGTGGATGAGCACCAGCGGTGGGGGTGCGCTGGGTGCTTTCGTTCCGTTCAGGCTCAGTGGGCCTGGGTTCTCGCCGAGGAGCGCGCTTCCGTCCTGGGCGGGATCGTCGGTGAAGAACAGCTTGGTCTCGACCCCGAGGTCGAAGTGCGGCATCGGCAGCCCCCGTTCGCTAGACGACGTTCGTTGGCAGTGGACCGGGGAGGATGCCGGGTCCGACCCGGGAGGGTATACGCATGATGCGGACGAAGCCCTGCCAGATCGACGATCCGTGCCCGTCCGACGTTCCCGCTATTCCGTGAGTCCGTGGCCGAGGGCTGGCATCCTGTTGGACGTGGACGCTGCCCCGGGCGATTCGACTGTCTCGCGTCGAGCCTCCGCCCGCACGTACCTTATGTGCCCACCGGAGTACTTCGACGTCACCTATGCCATCAACCCGTGGATGCGGCCGGAGGTGCCGACGGACCTCGCTCGGGTGAAGGCCCAGTGGGAGGCACTACGGACCGTGTACCTGGAGCTGGGCCACCAGGTCGAGCTGGTCGAGCCGGTACCCGGGCTGCCGGACATGGTCTACGCGGCCAACGGCGGCCTGGTCGTCGACGGTGTCGCGGTCGGGGCGCGTTTCCGGTACCCGCAGCGGCGGGCCGAGGCGGACCACTATCTCGACTGGTTCCGCGGCGCTGGAATGCGGGCGCACGCTCCGTCTTACGTCAACGAGGGGGAGGGGGACTTCCTGGCGGTCGGTGGCGTCGTCCTGGCCGGGACGGGTTTCCGTACCGAGAAACGCGCGCATGCCGAGGTGGCGGGCATCCTTGGCCGCAGGGTCCTGACCCTGGAACTGGTCGACCCTCGCTTCTATCATCTCGACACCGCGCTCTGCGTCCTCACCGAGGATCTTATCGCGTATTATCCGGCTGCATTCAGCGCGTGCAGCAACGCGGTCCTTCGGGAGGTGTTTCCGGGAGCACTCACGGTTACCGAGCGAGAGGCGGTCGCGTTCGCGCTGAATGCGGTCAGTGACGGGCTGCATGTGGTGATCTCGGCCGACGCCACCGGGTTCGCGAGCATGCTGCGTGACCATGGATTCATCCCGATCGGCGTGGCCACGGATGAGATCCGGCGGGGTGGCGGCGGCGCGAAATGCTGCACGCTGGAACTGCGTCCGGCCAGCTGAGTCCGGCTGGCTGGGCCCGGAGGCGCTCACCGAGCGGAACCGTTGCGTCTTTCTGTCGAAGATCGTGCACGTTACGTGGGTGCGTGGGGCCTGCCAATCGTGGCAAGTTTCGCCTGATGCGTGGCGGAGGTATTTTCTATAGCGCCCTGTACCACTCTGGAACGAACTCATCGGGACGACGTTGGACAATATATGACTAAAATTGTCACGATGGTCGCGGCCGTGGATGGCCTGCCGACCATAGAAGAAACAGATGCGATGCTGGTCGAACTGAATCGGCTTCCGCGGGATCCGGTGGTGACCGATCTGATCGACGAGCTGCTGGATTTCCGGTCGCTCCTCGCCGCCGCCGTCTGAGCGACTGCTCCAGAGCGACCGGAACCCGGCTGCGCCGGACGGCGTTTCCGGCCCTACCGGGCAGGCGACGTCGTCCGGTGAGGCCTCATCGGGTCACTGCTGCGCCCCGAACGGCTGGCCCTGCTGCTGGCCGCCCTGGTTGAACTGGCTGTACTGGCTGTACTGGTTGGAGCCGAGTCGGTCGCGCGAGGCGCCGCTCAGGGCCGAACCGGCGCCGACGAGCTCCTGGATACGGTTCTCGACGTACCGCTCGCTGTGGTTCGTCTTGTCCGCGATCCGCGCAACGAGGTCGTTGACGCTGGTCGAGGCGTCCAGGTCGGCGGTGCTCACCTGACCGAACTGGTCCAGGATGCGGTAGCGGATCTGGCGCCAGTTCTGCCGAAGCTGCTGCTCCACCTGCTGTGCCTGCTGCTGCTCCATGGTTCGGAAGACTCCTTTCGGTCGGGATTTTTATTTCCCGCTAGGCGGCGCCCGTGACGCTACCGCAGGAACGTCTCCCGGCAAAGCCGAGGACTAATTATGTGGGCTGGTATCAAGGTGCGTGTGGCGTCCATATCCGCCGGTTGAATCCAGAATTTCGAGCTGTTCGGAATAGTGGAATTTGCGGTCTGGTCGGCGGGCCATGGGACGTTCGATGGCTTTGTTCGGGCGCAGGCTGGCGCTGGCGTCGGCGTCGGCGCATCGGTCGTGGGAGCGCTGGCCACGGTGCCGCCCGAGGGGCACTGCCCGAGCGGCCTGCTCAGGTGGGGCGTCGCCGACCGGGCGGTCCGAGGACTGGACAGCGTGCGACCACGGTCATATGTTCACTAATTGACTGAACAAAGTGGGGTTACTGACGGCGATCGAATGGTGATCGAATGGTGATCGAAGGGCGACGGAAGGGCGGTGGCTCTCATGCCTCCAGCAGGCTCGATCCCGCTGTCAGTGCTCGACCTGACACCCCTCACCTCGGGATCCTCGGCGGCCGACGCGCTGCGCAACACGCTCGATCTGGCCCGGCAGGCCGAACGGTTCGGCTACGCCCGCTACTGGCTCGCCGAGCATCACCTGACCCCGGGGGTCGTCTCCGCCGCGCCCGCTGTCCTGATCGCCCTGGTGGCGGCGGCGACGGAGCGGATCAGGGTCGGCTCCGGGGCGGTCCAGACGGGGCATGACACGGCGGTGGTCGTCGCCGAACAGTTCGGCACGATCGCCCATCTTCATCCTGGGCGGGTCGACCTGGGCCTTGGCCGCTCCAGCGTGGGCCGCCTGGTCGACCGGGCCGCGAAGCCCACGCCGAACGGCGCGGCACCACCGCCGAACGGCGCCGAGCGGCAGCCGTCTCGGCCAGCGGCGCGGGTGGTCGACGGCCTGCTTCTGCCCGAGCCGCCGGCGCTCGCCTTCGACGTGGAGCGCCTCAGTCGGCAGCTGCGGCTGGTCGGTTTCCGGAACGGCCCGGAGGAGGACTACACCGCGCTGGTCCGGGACATCCAGGCGTTCGTCGGTGGTACCTACCGGGCACCTGACGGCACACCGCTCTCGGCGCCGGCCGCGGAGGGCGCCGATCTGGAGATCTGGGTCCTGGCGGCGACCGCGGGCGGGAGCGCGCTCACGGCCGCGGAGCTCGGCCTGCCGCTCGGGGCGAACTACCACATCGTCCCCTCCACGGTGCTCGACACGATCGCGGCGTACCGGGCGGCGTTCCGGCCCGGGGTGCTGAGTGAGCCGCGGGTGATGGTCTCCGCCGACGTGGTCGTCGGGCCGGACGACGAGACCGCCCGCCGGCTCGCCAGCGGCTACGGTCCGTGGGTGGCCAGCATTCGGGCGGGCGGCGGCGCCATCCCG from Parafrankia discariae includes:
- a CDS encoding alpha/beta fold hydrolase → MPHFDLGVETKLFFTDDPAQDGSALLGENPGPLSLNGTKAPSAPPPLVLIHGWCCDSHDWNFQIPAFLRRHRVIAVDLRGHGRSTGSKGLRPRILATDVAALLRERGVTADSGGVIAIGHSLGAMVASALAVEHPDLVRAVVAVEPAYGLPEADVERSARSLANLGEPGGMDRLLRYLAALAGPDAPESLTTWHRRRALGVPVDVAQAAFAGMWLDVDQFGRREQSNDYLAKRTCPVLSVYAERRADQAEWERGLATGPSDEVHVLPGGHWLHQKHPEVFNSLVLDWLTRLSSRAGTP
- the ddaH gene encoding dimethylargininase, which produces MCPPEYFDVTYAINPWMRPEVPTDLARVKAQWEALRTVYLELGHQVELVEPVPGLPDMVYAANGGLVVDGVAVGARFRYPQRRAEADHYLDWFRGAGMRAHAPSYVNEGEGDFLAVGGVVLAGTGFRTEKRAHAEVAGILGRRVLTLELVDPRFYHLDTALCVLTEDLIAYYPAAFSACSNAVLREVFPGALTVTEREAVAFALNAVSDGLHVVISADATGFASMLRDHGFIPIGVATDEIRRGGGGAKCCTLELRPAS
- a CDS encoding LLM class flavin-dependent oxidoreductase; its protein translation is MPPAGSIPLSVLDLTPLTSGSSAADALRNTLDLARQAERFGYARYWLAEHHLTPGVVSAAPAVLIALVAAATERIRVGSGAVQTGHDTAVVVAEQFGTIAHLHPGRVDLGLGRSSVGRLVDRAAKPTPNGAAPPPNGAERQPSRPAARVVDGLLLPEPPALAFDVERLSRQLRLVGFRNGPEEDYTALVRDIQAFVGGTYRAPDGTPLSAPAAEGADLEIWVLAATAGGSALTAAELGLPLGANYHIVPSTVLDTIAAYRAAFRPGVLSEPRVMVSADVVVGPDDETARRLASGYGPWVASIRAGGGAIPYPSPAEVAERGLSDAERVLVADRVDTQFVGSPETVVRGLRVLRDVTGADELLITTITHDHADRVRSYELLAEAWSRSS